One Candidatus Omnitrophota bacterium DNA segment encodes these proteins:
- a CDS encoding DivIVA domain-containing protein, protein MAIKLTLCSKEILDTVFTGAVHGYNSLEVDSFLDNVIRDYQLIESNFLISQKDIESMQNKISGLEEKNKFLEIDNKRYEARFEGIKNNDKSVSADNINLVKRISALEKFLWKQGFNPNSVK, encoded by the coding sequence ATGGCAATTAAACTTACTCTATGTTCTAAAGAAATTCTTGATACTGTCTTTACAGGAGCGGTCCATGGGTATAATTCTCTGGAAGTCGATTCCTTTCTAGACAATGTCATTCGGGACTATCAACTTATCGAATCAAATTTCTTGATTTCACAAAAAGACATTGAATCTATGCAAAATAAGATCAGTGGACTCGAAGAAAAAAACAAATTCTTAGAGATTGATAACAAGCGATATGAAGCCCGATTCGAAGGAATTAAGAACAACGATAAAAGTGTATCTGCTGATAATATAAACCTCGTGAAAAGGATTAGTGCCCTAGAGAAGTTCCTTTGGAAACAAGGCTTTAATCCAAATTCCGTCAAATAA